In the genome of Mercurialis annua linkage group LG8, ddMerAnnu1.2, whole genome shotgun sequence, the window TCATCTGATTAGCGCGAGCTACATCGGACTTCTTCTTCTCGTCCTCGGACGCCCAGAAGGCCTTCCAGGAATCCCAGATATCTTGGCTGATTGAGGTATGTTTTTCGTCCTTCTCTCTCATCCTGTGAATAACGTCCTTGCATCGGTTGGCAGCATGCGTCATGAATACACTTTTGATGACGTCGTCGCTGTAATCCGCCGTATCCCACCAGTATTCCTTCTGCAAAACATAAACACCAAGTTTGAGTTAGTAATTTTGCGTTAGTctaaattcaaactttaaaataaacaatttattaCCTTAAATTCCTCCCAATAGAAATATGTCTGCTCTGCGGTCAGAAACCGCCAGGCTCGCCCATTCTCGAACCAGCACTTTCTAAAGATCTCTCGCATAGACCGGGAGATTGGTCCAGAGTTCAACAGCCTCTCCCTGCGAGGTCACAGCAAACTTTTACTTTCTATagtaaaacgataaaaaaaaattaaattaaaaatttacattcttacctgCTGGCGTCTGGGAAACACAGTGCCCTCCCCTGGGCATCCAGCACTACAGAGGGCTCTCCTGGCTGTCGGGGCTGAACAGGGGGTGCCGCCTCCACCTCCTGCTGGTGACCCTGAACAGGGATGTCCTCAACAGGGGCACGCACAGCTGGGTTACCCCGACCACGACCTCTAGCTGGGTTACCCCGACGTCCCCGACCTCTAGTCGGATCACCTGAACCACCCTGCCCTCTCATACCTGCAGACATTAAAATACGTTTCGTTCCACATATAACAATTTAATACATTGTTAAAGAATACGttataacaaaacattacagaaaaatacattataaaaaatacattgttaattgttaacaatttaatatatttaaattaactaataCATTTAATATAACTTATTCATTACAATAGTAACGAATACAAGTAACAAAAACTGTAAAAATATCTAAAACGTCAGTCAAGTTGTtcttcatcttcgtctgatgaggatggcggaaattcttcttcttcatcttcagcAGGAGGGATTTGCAATGCATCTTCGTCGGCCACCTCATTCAGGTCATCGAAATTTATGGGATTGTCGTCCGTTTCAAATATAAGGGGATTTTCTTCAATGTTCTCTTGAAAGGTCGGGATAATCGCAtcgggcatgtcaagttctGATCGTGTCTTAATTTTGCAAACTGCCCACCTATTTACTTTGTCCCGTCTTCTACTTGGATATGGAAGGTAATGAACTTGGTCAGCTTGTTCTGCCAAGATGAACGGTTCGTATTTATTGTACCTGCGTCTGTGATTAACATCTACCAAGTTGTATCGATTGGTAGTGTATGTGCCTGTATCCGTAGGGTCGAACCATTTGCATTTAAAAATGACGGTCTGCTTCATTGGtagagctggatactctaactcaattatgttCGTTaacactccataaaagtcattttcaccCTCAACATATTCTGTTCCCCTTACGCAGATACCGCTATTCATTTGTAAGTTGATCCTGCCCATATTCCTGAGTAAGAAATTTGAAGCCGTTTACATAGTATCCCTTATATGTGGTGACCTTTCTACATGGTCCCTTTGCAAGACTCATAATAAACGGATTAGTACAGACAGTTGGATCTCTCGCCCGTGGGGAGTTAGAAATTTGTAAGATTTATAAAccttattataaaaatgaaagttcattgTTATAAGATACTTACATATTGTTCGAACCAAGAGGCTAAATCACTTTCCAGCACTCTTTCAATTTCTGTTTCACTTATTTCACTGTTCCTTTCGCGCAACCCGTCCATAAAAACCCTTTAAATGGAAGAGGCCCAAACTACATAAATTTCTAGCAAATATGTGAAATATTACACTATATTTAAATGCTTACTTTCGATGATCTTCGATTTCAGAACAATTCAGAAGAACATAGGTCCGAGCAGCGATGATCTCATCGTCTTCAAGATATCTCTTACCGCTACCACGCAACGGCTTTcccttaggtttaaaaattccCAGTCTGTCGGCATCGTCATCGATATCCATATCACAAGTTTCATTTCTTCCCAAGCGCGCGGGTAACATCAGATCACCTTCAGCAAAATAATAGGATGTAAATTTAGCGATTTCTTCTTGCAGATATCCACTACTAATGCTCCCTTCCACCCTGCCTTTATTTGtgaccttttttttcaatttcctcaaatatttgTAACCGGATATTAATATTAGTAAGCATAACTAATTGAGTAGATGGATACGATAAAAAACCATAACTAATTGATTACCTTTCAAATAGATACATACAGCGATACTGAACCGGTCCTGCCTTCATAGCTTCATACGGAAGATGCACGGGGAGATGCTCCATagagtcaaaaaagctgggtGGGAATATACATTCCAACTTGCACAAGATTTTTGGGATCTCAGTTTCCATACGGTTTAGATCTTCCTGTGACAGTGACGTGGAAGTTAACTCTCGGAAGAAGATACTTAACTCTGTTAGAGGCTCCCACACGTTTTTCGGAAGTAGCTCCAGAAGGGCGATTGGCAGAAGTTGTTGCATAAAAACATCgcagtcatgacttttcattccatgcattttcagcCCGTTTAGATCAACACATCTAGACAACTTTGAAACGTACCCGTCTGGAAACTTTATTTTCTGAATCAACTCACGCAAAACTTGTTTTGAATCCCTATCGAAAGCATACATTGCCTTTGGAAATCTCTCAGTTGCCGGATCTTTAGCTAACCCTGGTCAATCACAGATGTTGTTCAACTCTTCACgagattttgcatggtcttttgttttcccgggGACATTGAGAACAGTATTAAAATGTTATCGAAGacatttttctcaatgtgcatgacatcgagattgtgacgtATTACATTCGTTCTCCAATAAGGCAAATCTTAAAAGATACTTTTTTTATCCCACCCATGATCTTTTGGCAGTAATGCATTAGTAACTTTCGCACCAGGCTCAAATGCCTTCTTAAACCCCAGTCGATCAATCTGTGCTAACAATTCATCTCCAGTTCTCACCCCTCTAAACCCTTTGCTCTCTCGTTTCCCCTTACGAAAATCAGTAACATTTCGGCGGAATTGGTGATTCGGAGGCAAAAACTTGCgatggcaatcaaaccacgattATTTACCGCTTTTATCCAGTGTGAATGCATCGGTGTTTTCCATGCAGTACGGGCATGCTTTTCTACCAGCAGTGCTCCAACCAGACAACATagaataagcgggaaagtcatttattgtccatATAAGAGCCGCTTTTAGTTGAAAATTCTGACGCTTATGAACGTCATATGTCTGGACTCCACATTCCCACAGTTGGTTCAACTCTGCAATCAGCGGCTGTAGGAAGATATCCATTAGCTGTTTCGGGTTTCTAGGCCCCGGTACCAAAAccgttaaaaacataaactcatccttcatAAACATGCCTGAGGGAAGATTATACGGCGTCAAAATGACCGGCCACGAGGAATACTACTGCCCAAAATTGGTAAACGGCTGAAACCCATCGGAGCATAAGCCTAATCTGATATTTCTCACTTCATTGGCAAACTCAGAATGCAGCTCACTGAAACATTTCCAAGCCGGAGAGTCGGACGGGTGGCACATCTTATCACCATCCATCTCGTGGTCTGCGTGCCACATCATATGTCGGGCAGTGGCTTTCGAAGCGTACAAGCTCTGTAGCCTGTGAGTTATTggaaaatataacattttactATATGGAACATTAGCCTTTCTTTTTGCGGATTTTCCGTGGGTCACAAGTTTCCACCGCGCATAATTAAAACTTTGCAGTGCGTTAGACCCGCGTCCTCCCCCCAATAAATCATACAGTTATAGAAACAACAGTCAATAACCTCAACCGGCAACCCCAAACCTCTGACCAGCTtcttaattttagcaaaattcgttggcatcttgttgtcctcCGGGAGCAGCTCTTGTATCAATCTGCAGACGTCGTCTACTAAAGCTACTGAATCCTTATGTCGACACTTGATCTCCATCACTTTAGCAGATGCAGAAAATGGAGAATGTCTGCTATTCCCAGGCCATATGTCTTCTTcagccgcacgcatcatatcataaaatttcTGAGCTTCATCATTCGGGAGCTCTTCTTTAGGAAACGTTATTTCTGAACCGGTCGCATCAAGAATCATTCTTTGAGCGGAACTGAACTCACCTGGCCCCTCATTTTCATAGTCGAACTCAAAATCTTGCTCTGGTAACTGTACAAGGGGAGGGGGATTCAAAACGCTCCCCTCGCCATGAAAAACCCATACTTGATAATCTTTCACAAACCCATTCTTCAATAGATGGAATTCCACCTCATCGACATCCCGATAGTTTGTATTTCGACAACCTCTCTTAGGGCAGGGGCATTTTATCTGTACTCCACTCATACAAGCCGGATGCCGTAATGCAAACCGGACAAACTCCTTCACATGCTCCTTGTACCCTGTGGTTAGCAGCCCGTTTGTGTGGCTCCTGCACATCCAACTGCGGTCTGTCTCCATTTCTGTAGCGCGGATAATTAGAAGTGGGGTTTTCACTCGAGataagcaaagtcaatgtaattgactgctgaaaaggtagggccctatcccattcgcaaaacaggCGCCCCgtaactcggccacgatatatgcctagcaacggaaaaaatattcggctgccttccggcgtcgttctcctttagtgcaatatttagtatatgtgttgtaacgctaattatatattccatgaggaataagcgttacaaaacatatactatacatccatccggagaacaaacgctggaaaacagccggatatttttctaccgctactagacatatatggtttttCGTGATTGAGTTACGGAAGCACCAGTTTTGCGagctgtacaaactgtacaatcccgtgttgttcaatctcttgaacacacaaGACGGGAACTCTAtggctaggtttacgattttattcggtgggaataaaatcgaggtttatttaggttgaatattgtaaataaaagctatttcaattaaaataaatcaaaataagcgATAAAACCTACTTGTTGAAGGGCATAACCGCAAATAGAAGGTGAAACGCCCGGATCACTCGGATTAACGGTGCGCAGCTATCAAGGGCTATCAGCGACTGTCATACCTATCATGGTAAATAAAAACAcgtattaattaataaaaattcggcagcacttcccctaaaaatgagcatcacccattttttcagggaagtccttcaagcaaatcaaaatacattttaaaaaataattacttattgATCAATCACAACCAACAATACCAATACCAattataacattataataaattattcaacattataattaattataatattaaataaattaatcacacaaataaccaatttataatttaacaaacctacaatttaacaattaatattaaattaacactttaattaacaaaaatatataaagtaagTAGGATTTTATTacgtaaactaattataattgacttattattaaaataaaataaattaaaataaattaaattaatctaaactAGAGTTTTTTTCCCTAAACtataagttataatatttaattaaacaaagttcaattaaataatgaaaaactcACTATGGCAGCGGGACGGAGGCGGTGGCAGCGGGACGGAGGCGGTGGCAGTAGGACGGAGGCGGCGGCGGGACGGAGGAGACGATCTGAAAccgaaataataaaattaatatatattaaacaatttattaaataataatcaaacaatcaataaaaaataatcaaacaattaattaaacaatacTTACCGCCGGAGGAAGGAAAGGAGGCGGAACGGATGGCGGCGCTCGGTGGAGGAGGAGCGGATGGCGGCAGCGCTCGGTAGAGGAGGAGGCACTGATGGCGGCGACGGACGGTGAAGAAGAAGGAAGGAGCGGCGTGGAGGAGAAGGGAAAGGAGTCGGCGGCATGGAGGAGAAGGAAAATGACCGGCGGCGTGGAGGTGAAGGAAAATGAACGGCGACAGTTTTCAATTTCAGAAAAAAATTTGTGAAAGAATGGAAGGGAAGGCGTGCGCTGCTTTTAATTTAGGTCtaacattagcgacggacagATATTTCGTCTTAGACCTAAATGAAACGCTGCGTTTTATTAAGGccatttgcgacggaatatatTAATCTGTCGCAAATGACCTTAATGAAACGTAGCGTTTCAATTGGCGCCTCACATTTTGCGACGGATGTATTACTCCGTTGCAAAATTTGAGGCGCCAATTTAAGCGCGCCAAGTCCCGCCCTTTTAGCGACGGGTTTGCGACGGattgtccgtcgctaaaaggGCGGAAAATCACCCCGCCAAGAATTCGACAGGATTGCAGACGGATTTAGATTCCGTCGCAAAAACAGTAAATTAGCGACAGAAAtgtattccgtcgcaaatttccgtcgctaatatgttgttttctagtagtgtgaATAAGGTCTACTTATATCTATATGAATTAACTCCAAAAGGTCTAAGTTAcgaacatgtatttttttttggtttgtttttccTACAATAATCACCACATGTTTTTAGGTCATTGAAGTTTAGAGTAGGCAGAATATCAACTTTAATCAGCCTTTAAACCCTATCCCTAGAAATATGGCTAAGTCTTTTATGCCATAATATGGTTATCTTTAGATCGAGGTCTTTTAGCAACAACATTTTTAACATTATACAAAGTGGTACAGATGTTACCAGAATCATAATAGAGTATAtacaaaacataacaaaacaaaacgacgtGCTACTTTTGAGTCATGAGAGATATTTATACAACTAGATCTTATCTCAAAAAGTAGCCAAGTTCGTATAGTATTGAAACTATTATTAAGTTCAGTCTAAAAGACGGTACATACATAATATCTTTCCAAATTAATTTAATCCGGAGCTTGGTTTCAAAGAAACGTCTCTAACAAACTCCACATCCGCGTTAGCTTTGTTACTAACCACAAGCATTAACTCATTCTTATTTGGTTTCCTCTTATTTGTGAATCCCTTTAATgtgaaaacaataattttagtTGCTCCACTATCTAACCACCAAAAACTTGATGTGGAATCGATAAAATTAGATTTACATAATACAAGAGTTAAAGAGTTACATGTATGCTCGTGCTTTACTAACCAAACACTAAATTTAGAGCAATCAACTTTTTTTATGACCTTTCTTCTTATAATATAAGCATGTTAATTATTTCTTAAAGACAACGTTAAAACTACCCACCCAGTTTCCTTAGCAGTTAAAGTCTTTGATTTCTTATCTTTCTTTTTATGTTGAGCTTGAGAGACAAAAGAGCTGTAATGCTACGTTCTATCTTTATTTCGTCTTCCTCAGCGATACACACGGTAATGAAACCATTGACATTCTATGGAATCTCACGAGAATTATTTATAAGTGTTGCAAACTCCTGTGAAGCACCAGGAAGAAcaatgtttatatttttcagCTTATTTTGAATGTGAAATATCATAAGGATATACTCCCTAACACTTCCTAAACTAGTAcattttatgaattattatttctttaaaaagaTACCTGTATTGGACACTTTGTTTATCAAGGACATCCACCAGAAAATCCTTTAACAACAGTGATCTCAAAAAGACCATTAAACAATATTTTGAAGTCGGCATCTTTATGATCTCAAAAAGACCATTTACTCATTGATATGCATGTtacttaaaatatataaaacaattgaattgaatataaaattaaaaaacgaaATCTGCTTTGAAAACGTTCAACAGTTCTTGATCTCTGCACGCCATCTGGATCAGAAGTTTAAATCTTTTCCTTATGAATTCAATCAGGAGATGACCCTATTCTCTATACCTTATGTTTTCTCCGAATTTTatgagaaatttaaaaatattttttatgagattaaaaaataaatctagcTATTTATACTGTTTAAGGAGTTGAACAGACTCTCATCAAATTCTGTTAACTCTAGTCCACACTTTATTCTCCACACACAAATTAAAGctcaatctttttttatttgaacacATGGATTTAATAAAACAGTCATTAGTAAAGCCCCTAAATTAACAAATTCGAATTGAAAATTCCAATAGAGTGGGCTCGATGTTTCATTTCCTTTATTTGGTCGGTTTGACAGCCGGTTCTTCGAAGGCgcaaaaatattttgtaatttcaaTAATAGATTACGAAAATGATATATGTTGAGTAACTTAAATTAATAGTGGACACTGTATAGTCTAGGTTATTTCAATATTAGgtgtaaaattatatatatggtTTTACACTCCTAATTATTTTGATTCGTCCGAACCAAATATCTTTATCAAGTTGTACTTAATAACAACTTAATATAGAGTATTTGAAATTCAGAATAGATAGCTTGAGTCAGTTAGTTATTGATTGAGTTAGTTATCTATCTTTTCTATTTAAAGGAAAGCTCTCTGTAACATTGCCTATTAACGTTGAATAAAATTATCAAGTTACCCAtaatttctcttttcttcttgGTATCAAAGCAGGTTGAGAGTATTATATCTCgttcttaaaaaaaaagaaaaaaccaaTCATGTCTACAGCACTTGCTACAAACAGCTCACAATCATCTCTTTCCCTTAATGTCGGCAATTTCATCACTCTCCGACTCAACTCCAACAATTATCCATTATGGCGAGAACAAGTTTTAGCCCTTTCAGAAACCCAAGATCTCGTCGGTCATCTTACCAATGAAGACCAAGCACCCACCAAATATAATGCAAACACAGAACCACAAACTCTAACTGATGATTTTATTGTTTGGCGCAAATCTGACAGACTTCTTCGTGGTTGGATCATCGGTACTTTATCCGAAGAAGCTCTTGGACTTCTCGATACTGCACATTTAGTATGGGAGGCTCTCAAGAATGAATATGCACAAGATTCGCAAGAAAGAGAATTCACTCTCCGACAACAGATTACCTATTTTCGCAAAGATGACGATAAAACTGTTGCAGAGCACATCCGCACATTCAAAGGCTTATGTGACAGCCTTACAGCAATCGGCAAACCAATTCCGGACAAAGAGAAAGTCTTTTGTTTACTTACAAGTCTTGGTCCCCAATATGAACCATTCACCACATCTATGTTAAAACCACCGAGACCCACTTACTCAGAACTTGTGTCACAATTACAAAGTTTCGACCAGCGACGCAATTGGTTTTCTGGTCATACAGATGTTACATCTCGACAAGTTACCCAACAATTAGCATTTTACGGGCAGCAGCAAAACACCACAAAATATCGAGGTCCGCCAACCTTTACTTCAGCTGGAAGAGGATTCCAAGCACAACAATCCAGAAATTTCAGCAAAAGCAACGATGACAACTCCTTCTCCAACATCAAACGTCGTCCACCACCACCAGGAGAACGTCGCATGACTCCACAAGAGCGAGACATGTATCGTGAAGAACGCTGCCAGTATTGTGGTACTGCAGGACATATTGCCAAGATTTGTTGGTGGATGCCAAAGAAAACTACAAATCATGAAGATGTTCCACAAGCCCTTGCAGCACTTACATTGGACAATACCATTGCAGAGACTGAATGGACATCAGACACCGGTGCATCAAACCACATGACAGGTAAGTCAAATATGTTAAGAAATATACGTCCTTACCAAGGCTCAGATGCTGTTCTTATAGGGGATGGCTATCCCTTAAAAATTCTTGGTAAAGGCGATACATTTATAAAGCAAAAAAATACCACTCTTCCGCTTCATGATGTTTTACTCGTTCCTGAACttacaaaaaaattactttttgtTAGTCAATTAACCAAAGAGTTTCCTGTAAATTGTGAATTTTCTGATGTTGATTTTTGTGTAAAGGAACGAACAACAGGGCAGCCAATGATAAGAGGGAGTCGTAAAGGTGATCTTTATGTTCTCTCCAACACGCCGGAATTATATTTCTCTTGCAGGCAACAATCCGGCACATCTGAAGTGTGGCATCAACGTTTAGGACATCCTCAAGCAGCTGTTTTACATTTACTTAAGAATAAGGGCTTAATTAATGTTTTAGGAACTACAAAATCACATCATCTATGTGATAGTTGTCAATTGGGAAAGCTTAGTAAATTACCATTTACTAGTTCTGAACAATCAAGTACTgctatttttgataaaatacatTGTGACTTGTGGGGTCCTGCCCCTGTTTTATCTATTGGGAAATTTCGCTATTATGCTTGTTTAGTTGatgatttttcaaaatatacatGGATCATTCCGTTGCATAATAaatctgatttttttaatattttcttagcATTTGAACAATATGTCCATCGACAGTTCAACAAGCAAATCAAAGTTTTTCACTCTGACGGAGGAGGTGAATTTTTAAACTCCAAATTATCATCTCATTTTCTTGCAACAGGTGTCAAACATCAAATTTCTTGCCCCTATACTCCGGAACAAACAGGTATGGTTGAACGACGTCACCGCATAATAAGAGAACTAGGTATGACAATGCTATTTCACTGTGGTGCTCCTTTGTTCTTATGGGTTGAAGCATTCATGACAGCAGTTTATCTTATTAATCGGTTGCCCTCGTCTTCTTTGAATAATGAAACTCCATATTATAACTTGTATGGAAGTCATCCGGTTTATTCTTCACTTCGAGTTTTTGGGTCAAAATGCTTTCCGTATACATGGGATACTCGACATCACAAGTTTGATCCTAAAACAGTTCCATGTATTTTTATTGGTTACAGTGATAAGCATAAAGGGTATAAATGCTATCACCCATCAACCAAAAGAAATTTTGTTTCGCGCCATGTACTCTTTGATGAAACATTGTTtccttataaattaaaaaatattgattctCATGTTCCTACACCAaaacatgttgttgatatatttGATTCATGGTTACCACCTACAACTGACAATGACAATTTTGTAGGTACATCAGATCTGAATTCTGAACCGCCATGTTCAAGTCCATTGCCAACTTCTATTTCAGTACAGCCATTGCCAAGTGCAATCGAGATGCCTGCCGAGTCACCGATTTTGTTACCTTTCAACAGCAACATATCCCAGCAGGGTACCACTTCGTCACCCTCGTCAATAGATGATCTGCATTCTGCCCCCTCACTTGATAATACCTCAAGCAGAGATAGTACGTCTTTACTTCCCATTACTGAAGCTATAACGAGCAGCTCCATACAAAAATCTGGCCCTATGGTTACACGTTCTC includes:
- the LOC130014947 gene encoding uncharacterized protein LOC130014947 — its product is MSAGMRGQGGSGDPTRGRGRRGNPARGRGRGNPAVRAPVEDIPVQGHQQEVEAAPPVQPRQPGEPSVVLDAQGRALCFPDASRERLLNSGPISRSMREIFRKCWFENGRAWRFLTAEQTYFYWEEFKKEYWWDTADYSDDVIKSVFMTHAANRCKDVIHRMREKDEKHTSISQDIWDSWKAFWASEDEKKKSDVARANQMSEPTGAGSGPAEELGCKPTATELYTRMHSTIADKSVMVGKRAQDMSDAITQRLAAASQPPTGDGGSSSTAEVDETQLFLDIEGVNKKRRVYWLGSSTSAYVDTMASSRARTRSTQSQRTDEEIERHVQAGIQDGLRQITTEVEDLRAQQARANERMAEIIQAEMAKMMQTLPPQYRPPPQPDDDDTPTL
- the LOC130014948 gene encoding uncharacterized protein LOC130014948, translated to METDRSWMCRSHTNGLLTTGYKEHVKEFVRFALRHPACMSGVQIKCPCPKRGCRNTNYRDVDEVEFHLLKNGFVKDYQVWVFHGEGSVLNPPPLVQLPEQDFEFDYENEGPGEFSSAQRMILDATGSEITFPKEELPNDEAQKFYDMMRAAEEDIWPGNSRHSPFSASAKVMEIKCRHKDSVALVDDVCRLIQELLPEDNKMPTNFAKIKKLVRGLGLPVEVIDCCFYNCMIYWGEDAGLTHCKVLIMRGGNLLQSLYASKATARHMMWHADHEMDGDKMCHPSDSPAWKCFSELHSEFANEDEFMFLTVLVPGPRNPKQLMDIFLQPLIAELNQLWECGVQTYDVHKRQNFQLKAALIWTINDFPAYSMLSGWSTAGRKFLPPNHQFRRNVTDFRKGKRESKGFRGVRTGDELLAQIDRLGFKKAFEPGAKVTNALLPKDHGWDKKRLAKDPATERFPKAMYAFDRDSKQVLRELIQKIKFPDGYVSKLSRCVDLNGLKMHGMKSHDCDVFMQQLLPIALLELLPKNVWEPLTELSIFFRELTSTSLSQEDLNRMETEIPKILCKLECIFPPSFFDSMEHLPVHLPYEAMKAGPVQYRCMYLFERNETCDMDIDDDADRLGIFKPKGKPLRGSGKRYLEDDEIIAARTYVLLNCSEIEDHRKNMGRINLQMNSGICVRGTEYVEGENDFYGVLTNIIELEYPALPMKQTVIFKCKWFDPTDTGTYTTNRYNLVDVNHRRRYNKYEPFILAEQADQVHYLPYPSRRRDKVNRWAVCKIKTRSELDMPDAIIPTFQENIEENPLIFETDDNPINFDDLNEFLLLVFVTIVMNKLY